AACAATAACATCTTTTTACTGAAAAGCAGCTAAAAAACTGTTTTGTAAAATTAATAAGCTGCTTTTTAGAAAAGTGTCTTCGATGTAAAAGCTGTCGTTAGAGAAAATAAGGCCACTGTGCTTTTCAAGAAAACCGTTCTTGAGCTTTTGAGGGAAACATATGTTGATTTCATCATGAAACCTCATCAAAATcattaattttttataattttttacaCCAAAACagatatatattaaaaatattccCACACAGATTTTTCCAATGACACTTTTTTCCCTGGTTTTTCCAACAACATTTGTTTCCAACATTTTTTTACTAACACACCAAGCAGCAATTTTTAACAAATCCCAAACAGAGTCTAAATTCTCTGTTTCTTTGGTTCAAATGTTACAGATCAAACATGAATGTGAGGTATTGTCAATGCAGGGAGCTGGAGAGAGAAGCTTAGTCTGCCCGACATTCTAGGAGAAATAAGTCTACAATTATGGGCTATATTTAAGAGAAGGTTTAACCTAGTGCGTAGTTGGGATGGAAAGTTTATCTCGAGGTCAGGAAAGGAAAGGAGGTTTTGATTAAGAATGTGGCACAAACTCTCCCGAGCTTTGCTATGAGTGTGTTCTTGTTCCCGTTAGAAATCACTAGAGACATAGAAAGGACGTTAGCAAAGTATCGGTGGAGCTCGAAGATTAACCAGAATAGGTGCATTCACCGGATGATTTGGTCTAACTTGAGTAAACACAAAGCAACATGAGGTCTAGGTTTCAAGGACTTCCGTGATTTGAATATAGCAATGCTGGGAAAACAAGGATGGAAGCTTTTTAGTGCTCGTTACTTTGCAGATGGTAACTTCTTATCTGTGTCAATAGGGAATAACCCCAGCAACATATGGAGAAGCATACGGGAGGCCAAATCTTTACATAAAGGCGGGGGCGAAGTGGATGATCGGTACAGGAGATAGAATTAATATGAGTTCTTAGTCGTGATTAAATGAGGATGACAACACTTATGTTACTACAAATTCTCAAACTCTAGCCTCAAAATAATATGGATTCGGTGAAGTATGTTGACAGGCGTGTGTGGGAAGAAGATCTTATCAGAGATATGTTTAACGAAAGAGACCAACAATATATTTTAAAAACTCCTCTCAGAGACCATACTATTGAGGATATAATTTTTTGGAGTAAGGAGTCCTCAGGGTTGTATTCTGTTCGGAGTGCATACCGATTATTGCAAGCCCAAAAAAATAGGTGGCGAGTGGATGACAGCTCCAGCCTCTGGAGTAAAATTTGGAAGATTAAAGCTCCGCCAAAGGTTTTGAGTCTGGTATTGGCGTGCGTTATCTTTTTATTTGCCTACTATGACTATTATGTTGGCTCAAAAACAGGTTCCTGTTATTTGCATATGTCATGTGTGTAATGCTGAGAATGAAACAATTATACTAATGTATCTTGCCCACTTGCATCTCAATGCTGGCAGAAGTTGATTCCCAATGTTCATCAGGAGACGACAAGAGATTTTTTATGATTGGTTGGTGGGGGTTCTTCATGCTATAAGCAACGACATGAGTGCTGTGCTGTGGTGGTCCCCGTTTGTTGGGCTATATGGAGAGCTCGTaatgaaaaaaaaatgaaatgGAAATCAAACTTTGATAAATGGTGTCATAGCGGCGGCTAAACAGTACCTTGTGCAATGGAAGGAGGCCCAAGGTCGGTCTACGTCCAGTTGCATTTTGCAGGAGATGGAGCTAAAACTTGGGTTAAGCCACAAATGGGAACTATCAAGGTATCAGTCGACGCAGCAACATTTGAGGAGCAGGACAAGTGAAATGGGTATGGTCGCTAGGGACTCGACAGGCAAAGACCCAGCTCAAGAACAAGTGAAATGGGTATGGTTGCCTGAGTTGGATGAAGCTTTGACTATTAAGGAAGCACTTAGTTGGATCAAGATGAATGCATGGGAAAAGGTTGTTCTCAAATCAGACTGCTTGGTAGCAATTTAAGCAAGCAATTCAAGCAATCATGAGTAAGGTGTCCCACTGGTCTCACCGTTTGGCCTGACCATAGAGGAGTGCAGGAAGATGATTTTACGGTCGAACAAAGTTTTATTGATATGGATGCTCACTTCTTAGCTAAGGAGTCTTTACAGTCGAACAAAGTTTTGTTCATATGCATGCTCACTTCTTAGCTAAGTAGTCGTGTTCTTATCCAGATCGAGTTATTGATAGGAGTAATGTTCCTATTGATCTTAAAAATGTTTTGTTGGCtgatttaaattaataaaatttccAGCTTTAGTTAAAAAAGGAATAATATAAATTCTAgttattaaatataatatttttttagaTAAAGCAAAACAGACcaaacattttcaaaaattccCTATGCACTAATGCAAGAAGTTCACTGATTATGCCAACATTTTACAGAAAGATACTCAAACTAAGAACAATGGTATAAGTGTTAAGCCAATAGCTGTAACAATTAGAGTTGAGGGAATTCCAAATTTAAGATGGCTCCAGAAAGTTAGATTGTATCCAAGGTGTTCAGCCCGACGAGCTTGTTCGCATACAATCAAGTTTGCAGCTGATCCCAACAGTGAGAGGTTTCCCGCGACAGTACTGACCCAAGCCAAGATCAGCCACGCTGTTCTCTCTTTTTGCGGAGATATTGCAGCAGCCGATATCGCCACCCGCCCGCCAAGCAACAAAACTGTAACAGTGAACATTATTACTGAGATTATATTATTTTTTAGTACACATGCATCAAAATACTTTTCAATATGCTATTTTACAATTAACATATTGTTTTGCATCACTGGAATAATTTTGCCTGTATTTGCAGAGAAACACTACTCTATAGTAGATATGAGAAGAAAGCAGCATTGACGTACCAGTTGGTACATTTGAGGCCAAATTTGAGagaactagtatgacaatcgcAAGAATTGCTACCCCGGCAACATGATCAATTTGTGCATGTGGCTCCATGAATTCCCATACAGCACTTGGAATTCCTGTTTTGTTAAAGCCATCAACAGTGATAAACATTCCACAGAAGAATATTAAGAGCGAATAAGATACCTGAATTTGGAAGAGAAAGATGCAGTGATTAGTAATTTGGAAGATGAACACCAAAACATGATTTGTGTAAACGTTCACTTTAAGTCGAGAAGAggactttttttaaaaaaacaaagaGAATAATATGCACTAATAAGTAAAACCTTTTCCAAACATGGCCGAGCATCCTTAAAATCAAGAACTATGAGAGCAAGTGCAGCTGTTACTGCAGTCCATGACATGTTCAACCCCATAAGCAAACCAACCAACATTCCAAGAGTAATAAGATACACACATGACTTCCACATAATTCTCCTCCATCTTGTCTTCAGTACATTCTTCTCTGCCAAAGGCTTAACATCATCAATATTAGCCAAACCATTTACGGATGGAACCCTACTTGAATTAGAAGTTCCATCCTCTATCTGCAAAGACTCTGCTGTTCTTGTGTCTTTTGGTTCGATCTCACCATTAAAGCCTTTGTTGTTGACAAACTCACTTGCAATAGTACGGCTCCTTAGTGTATCGCCAGCAAATCCGTTAATAATAGGAGAGCCTCTAACACTGGTTGATTCTAATGTATGTTTCAATTCTTCAGAGTTTAAAGAAGTGAGATGTGACATCGTTGCTGGAGAAAAACGATGAGACACCACATCTGAATCAGGAACAACTTCACTGGAAGCATCTTCAACATCCTTTGGATCAGATAACAACTTCCAATACATACATAAAAGAACTAAGGTATTCACAATAACTCCTACAACCATAGCAGGAAAAAGTCCGATTAAAAATACCCCAAAAGTAATCTTACTCTGCACGGCTATAACTAGGTTTTGAGGGTTGCCAATTGGAGTTGCAGCCGATCCAATATTTGCACTCGAGGCAAGAGCTAAAAGAAAAGGATGAGGTGGAAGGTTGTGCTGCCTTGCAATTTTCAAGACGAACTCCGTCAAAACAACACAGGTGGTATCATTGGTAAAAAGAGCACTTGAGATGGCAGAAATAACACAAAGCCGACAGAGCAAGTCTTTGGGTCCTTTACTTCTCCATGACAGCAATTTACCCAAGTATCCAAACATATCAGCTCTTTCTAGATAGACACTAACCACCATTGTTCCAAATAGCAGACCGAGTATTGGAAGATCAATGGCAGCATATGCTTGATCTGGAGTAATGACTTGAAAAAGAACCATGAGCATAGCCCCAAGGAGAGACCCTGCTGTTCTCCCAATAGGTAAGAATGGTACAGCTGGAAAAACTGCCAAAACCCAAAAAACAGCAAAGGCAAATGAGCCTAGAACAACTTTCACAGTAGGAGCCATTACCATGCCTGCGACCTTGTGATATTGACTATGAATATGAAACTTCAAATTTACATATAAATGATAATTAAAACTCCTCTTGAAGCTGGTACTTTATAAAGACCTGAAATACACAAACAACGAAGTATACATAAGTGGAAATTTAACTATTTAAGTATCAACTATTCTATAAACTAAGTATAAACATGAGTGGAAATTAGGTACCAACTAAGTATAGTCCTGAGTGGAAATTAGTATCAACTAGGTAACAACCAGTCTATAATCTTTCTTCAAATGCAGCTCTCAAAAATCAGAAGTTTACATGATTAATACAAAATTCATCTTTAAGCTGGAAGTTTAGAGATATGACCTGGAATACACGAACAACTAAGTATAAACATGAGTGGGAAGTAAAGTATCAACTGGTCTATAAACTAAGTGACTAAGTGTAAACTTCAGTGGGTCTAAAATCTTTCTTACACATGCAGATTTTCATAATCAGAAATATTCATATAATTGACAAATAAGAACTCCTGTTACAGCTAGAAGATTGAAAAGAAACAAGTATAAACTTTAGTGGAAACATGTACCCACTATTTTATAAATGAAGTATAACCTTGATTGAAACTAGTTATTAACCAGTCTATAATCTTCTTTCAGATACAGCTTCAAATAATCAGAGAGTTGCATATATAATTGATGAATGGAACTCCGCTAGAATGCTGAAGCTGGAAGTTATAAAGCAGACCTGAAATACACAATCAAACAAGTATTAAGTTTGAGTGGAAACTAATGCTCAGACTCTCGGCTTAACAAAACTGGAACGAAACTTGTGCTATCTTGGTAGCAAATATTTATCAGTATCCTTCAACAACCATCACCTCTATACACTAGAGTCCAATCTCACCAATTTAGATATAACAAATCATTCCTTTTTCGGTCTTTCCTATTCATTGCCTTGACGAATTACATAGTAGAAAATTTGCATTCATTTTCTGCACTCTCTCCCCTTGCATTATTCTCTTATTCATTCAAATCtgttgaaaaaaaattatttaatttctTCCAGTAACACAGAGCACAACTGCGCAAGTATCAGCTAATCTACACTTTGCTTACCTATGCAGCTTTCAACATT
The sequence above is drawn from the Apium graveolens cultivar Ventura chromosome 2, ASM990537v1, whole genome shotgun sequence genome and encodes:
- the LOC141708219 gene encoding silicon efflux transporter LSI2 produces the protein MVMAPTVKVVLGSFAFAVFWVLAVFPAVPFLPIGRTAGSLLGAMLMVLFQVITPDQAYAAIDLPILGLLFGTMVVSVYLERADMFGYLGKLLSWRSKGPKDLLCRLCVISAISSALFTNDTTCVVLTEFVLKIARQHNLPPHPFLLALASSANIGSAATPIGNPQNLVIAVQSKITFGVFLIGLFPAMVVGVIVNTLVLLCMYWKLLSDPKDVEDASSEVVPDSDVVSHRFSPATMSHLTSLNSEELKHTLESTSVRGSPIINGFAGDTLRSRTIASEFVNNKGFNGEIEPKDTRTAESLQIEDGTSNSSRVPSVNGLANIDDVKPLAEKNVLKTRWRRIMWKSCVYLITLGMLVGLLMGLNMSWTAVTAALALIVLDFKDARPCLEKVSYSLLIFFCGMFITVDGFNKTGIPSAVWEFMEPHAQIDHVAGVAILAIVILVLSNLASNVPTVLLLGGRVAISAAAISPQKERTAWLILAWVSTVAGNLSLLGSAANLIVCEQARRAEHLGYNLTFWSHLKFGIPSTLIVTAIGLTLIPLFLV